A genome region from Bacteroidetes bacterium SB0662_bin_6 includes the following:
- a CDS encoding NAD-dependent epimerase/dehydratase family protein, with product MKKAFVTGGTGFIGSHLVEELLRRGADEVRCLVRTRRKWLEGLPIREVRGDLFDEALIAEAVRDVDYVYHNAGLTRARDDDVLQQANVETTLRLMEVVARVNPGVRRVVVTSTLAVIGRCADRVATEESALRPLSRYGVSKARMEEALSVWRDRLPVTIVRPPTVYGPREADLFALFRMASKGIYPVAGNTREPTMSLVHVADLVQGMMAAAETPAAVGETFFLGGEMFYSWRDLKEATMAALCRKAITVSVPPMLVGMLGAVVEEVSRLGGILPPFHREKAREIRYACKMCSIDKARRFLDYSPAVSLKQGVADAIAWYRAQGWL from the coding sequence ATGAAGAAAGCATTCGTCACCGGGGGCACGGGTTTCATAGGGAGCCATCTCGTCGAGGAATTGCTGCGCCGGGGGGCGGACGAAGTGCGCTGCCTTGTCCGAACCCGGCGCAAATGGCTGGAGGGCCTCCCGATCCGGGAAGTGCGCGGCGATTTGTTCGATGAGGCGCTTATCGCCGAGGCCGTGCGCGATGTGGATTACGTGTATCATAATGCCGGCCTCACGCGTGCTCGGGACGACGATGTCCTTCAGCAGGCCAATGTCGAGACGACGCTCCGCTTGATGGAGGTGGTGGCTCGCGTGAATCCGGGGGTGCGCCGCGTGGTGGTTACCAGTACTCTCGCTGTCATCGGGCGATGTGCCGACCGGGTAGCTACCGAGGAAAGCGCTCTGCGGCCCTTGAGCCGGTACGGCGTCAGCAAGGCCCGCATGGAGGAGGCGTTATCCGTCTGGCGAGACCGCCTGCCTGTAACGATCGTGCGTCCCCCTACCGTATACGGGCCGCGGGAAGCCGACCTGTTCGCGCTTTTTCGAATGGCGAGCAAGGGGATATATCCGGTGGCCGGGAATACCCGCGAGCCGACGATGAGTCTGGTTCACGTAGCCGATCTGGTGCAGGGCATGATGGCTGCGGCGGAGACGCCGGCCGCTGTGGGAGAAACATTTTTTCTCGGTGGCGAGATGTTCTATTCGTGGCGAGATCTCAAGGAGGCGACTATGGCGGCGTTGTGTCGAAAGGCTATTACCGTATCTGTACCCCCCATGCTGGTCGGTATGCTGGGAGCGGTCGTGGAAGAGGTGTCCCGGCTGGGCGGGATCTTGCCGCCCTTCCACCGGGAGAAGGCTCGCGAAATCAGGTATGCATGCAAGATGTGCTCCATCGACAAGGCGCGGCGGTTTCTCGACTATAGCCCCGCCGTCTCGTTGAAGCAAGGGGTTGCGGACGCCATTGCGTGGTATCGCGCGCAGGGATGGTTGTGA